Within Dromaius novaehollandiae isolate bDroNov1 chromosome 15, bDroNov1.hap1, whole genome shotgun sequence, the genomic segment TGCTCGCGGGGCTTGCCAAGGCCAGGGCAGTGCTGGGCTCTGCCGGGTGGCCGGGGCTGGCACGTCGCAGCtgggtgcggggcgctgcggtgggaccgGAGGTGCGAGCTGGTGCCTCCTGCAGTGCTGTGGGAGGTGGCCCTGCCGGCACCTTGGGTGATCGGTGCTGTAAAGAGCCTGGAGGAAACCACATGATTTTTGAGAACAGGGGAGGAGAAGTTTAATCTCCGCTGAGCCACGCTTGGTGAGACACTTGCAGCCCTCAGGGAGGTCTCCCATGTTGTTTCACCCTGCATTTTACCCCTCCTGCTGTGAACTGGCCCATCAGCTTGCAAACGGGCTGGTTTTGAGCTCAGTTGTGCTGGTGCAAATCCGCGCTtaccctgctccctgcagccacccAAGACGCAGGCCGGTGTGCGCGCTAAGCCCCAAAGCAGAGGGCAGAGGGCTGAGTGGAAGCGGAGGAGGGATGGGGTGGGATGCGGCAGAGGAGCCGCAGGGCACTGGCGCCTGCGGGCTGCCCCGGTGTCCGACCTCCTTCCTTCCAGGTGATTGTGGTCATGGAGAAGGCGCTGGGCGATTTCTGGGTCCAGCTGCCCTGCATTGAACAGCTGGGCAGCTGCACCTACAGCGACATCTGCGCCATGCTGGACAACCTCATCCCTCCGGGGATGACCTGCCCGGAGCCCCTCCTCACCTACGGCATCCCTTGCCACTGCCCCTTCAAAGCGGTAAGCTCAGCGCCGAGCTGCCTGGCCGTGCCCTGCACCGCCTGCCCGGTGCCGCAGCTGCGCGGGACCATGGTCCATCTCCTCCCGCCTCCCCTCGGCTGCCATGTGGCTGCTGCCCCCACACCGGCgcttttccagctggagctgctgccttgCTGCGGCGCCGGGCGCTGAAACGCCTTTCAGTGCTGCCGTGTCGGGGGCAGCTGAGAGGGACGGGGGCAGTGCTGGGTGTTTTGGGAATTTTGGCCGGGGAATTTTGGCCGGGGCCACCACTGACATCTCAACCTACACCTCCCCTCTCCGCAGGGCTCCTACTCGCTGCCAGCCAGAGACTTCCTGCTGCCTGACATCCAGCTGCCCTCCTGGATGACCAATGGCAACTACCGCGTCCGCACAGCCATCAGCAACAACGGGGAGGAGCTCGCCTGCGTCAGGCTGACCTTCTCCCTGCAGGAGCAGTGAGGGGCCGGGGGTCTCACCCCTGCCCGACGCCCCCTCCGCCGTTCCCCGAGGCGCGCGCCCTGGCACCCACTGCGGCCCACCCTCACTCCACTCCCCCCACTGCCGTTCCCGCTCCAGCCCCCCACCTTGGCCCTCCTCTTGCTCCTGAAACGAAACACCGACCTCCAAGGCAAGGGGAGGGAGAGCCTTTGGGTGGGCTGGCGAGGCGCCGGTCCCGGGACGTGTCCCCGATTCCTGCTGCTTTATGTCCCCCCCATCCTGGTGAACAGAGAAGGGCCCCCAGCTGTCCCGCtccaccccagagccaccaccaGCATCCCCTGCCAGGGCAAAGCCGTCCTCGAGCACCCCCAGCCTTTCGGAGGGGACGGGGGCAGGGCAGTGATTTTTTACCTGTTTTcaattctttttctcttaatCCCATCAGGGGAATTTTAGACAAAAGCATTCCAGGGAAAAGCAACCCGTATTTCTTGAAAGAAGAAGGGAGGGA encodes:
- the GM2A gene encoding ganglioside GM2 activator — translated: MRAALLALCALQLCPAVRGGRGRPQVVVERSGAGKLRKVGGFSWENCGDGKDPVVLQSLSVAPDPITIPGHLRISVAINSSKALTSPLKVIVVMEKALGDFWVQLPCIEQLGSCTYSDICAMLDNLIPPGMTCPEPLLTYGIPCHCPFKAGSYSLPARDFLLPDIQLPSWMTNGNYRVRTAISNNGEELACVRLTFSLQEQ